Proteins encoded in a region of the Candidatus Obscuribacter sp. genome:
- a CDS encoding RNA methyltransferase, whose translation MKINTITASSNALLKKIRSLQERQARQKTGLFLIEGERLVLEALNRDIELEAIVVVDNYLDKESELLERLDTVTAVSPALFKELVTTSSPCKVVAIGRWQLSDLNATLKDGATTVLWGENIQDPGNLGTMIRSALAFGVDALVLTSSVDPFNPKVVRSAMGGLFDLPICLCPLNRAAELLKQYEFEIVAFSPEAKESVDQFSFAKKTALLVGNEGAGLTNEAEGLSDRVLVIPQKPDVESLNVGVAASLALYERMKQTTRLKS comes from the coding sequence GTGAAGATAAACACAATCACTGCATCGAGCAATGCTTTGCTCAAGAAAATCAGGTCGCTCCAGGAGCGCCAGGCCCGGCAAAAAACCGGGCTTTTTCTTATCGAGGGCGAAAGGCTCGTACTGGAAGCCTTGAACCGCGATATAGAGCTAGAAGCAATCGTTGTGGTGGACAACTATCTAGATAAAGAAAGCGAGCTTTTAGAGCGCCTGGACACAGTCACGGCTGTCAGTCCAGCGCTCTTCAAGGAGCTAGTCACGACTTCCAGTCCTTGCAAGGTCGTGGCTATTGGGCGCTGGCAATTATCAGATCTCAATGCCACCCTAAAAGACGGTGCCACCACTGTGCTCTGGGGCGAAAACATTCAAGACCCGGGCAATTTAGGCACAATGATCCGCTCGGCTCTGGCTTTTGGTGTAGATGCGCTGGTGCTGACGTCCTCGGTGGACCCATTTAATCCCAAAGTTGTACGCAGCGCTATGGGTGGACTGTTTGACCTGCCTATTTGCCTCTGTCCGCTAAACCGAGCGGCCGAACTGCTCAAACAGTACGAGTTTGAAATAGTAGCCTTTAGCCCTGAAGCAAAAGAATCAGTAGATCAATTTAGCTTTGCCAAAAAGACCGCACTGCTAGTTGGTAACGAGGGTGCGGGACTAACTAATGAAGCCGAAGGTCTGAGCGACAGAGTCCTTGTAATCCCTCAAAAACCCGACGTAGAATCACTCAACGTGGGAGTTGCTGCCTCTCTTGCCCTATATGAAAGAATGAAGCAGACAACTCGTTTAAAGAGCTAA
- the acpS gene encoding holo-ACP synthase — MQFKVGSDICSIKRVEDVYAKFGEKFLDRVLTDGEKAYVMSRPRDFLSRVAARFAAKEATSKVLGTGFVGVGFKEIEVVRLSSGAPTIKLTGRAKNVAANLGLTNFELTMSHEKEYAIAFVLGYGS; from the coding sequence ATGCAATTCAAAGTGGGCTCGGATATTTGCTCCATAAAACGTGTAGAGGATGTCTATGCAAAATTTGGCGAAAAATTTTTAGATAGAGTTTTGACCGATGGCGAAAAAGCTTATGTAATGTCACGTCCGCGCGATTTTTTGAGTCGCGTAGCAGCCCGCTTTGCGGCCAAAGAAGCAACCTCAAAAGTGCTTGGTACAGGCTTTGTGGGAGTAGGATTTAAAGAAATAGAAGTAGTCAGACTCAGCTCTGGCGCCCCGACAATCAAGCTTACTGGCCGCGCAAAAAATGTGGCGGCTAACCTGGGCTTGACCAATTTTGAACTGACAATGAGTCACGAGAAGGAATACGCAATAGCCTTTGTGTTAGGCTACGGCAGCTAA
- the rplT gene encoding 50S ribosomal protein L20 — protein MPRVKRGNVLQKRHKKILKFAKGFRGSKSRLFIAANQALMQAWKNAYRDRKKRKRDFRSLWIARINAAARTHGLSYSRMIDGLTKCNIMVNRKMLADLAVRDKEAFGKLAEKALAKVK, from the coding sequence ATGCCCAGAGTTAAGAGAGGCAATGTCCTCCAGAAACGCCACAAAAAAATCCTAAAGTTCGCTAAGGGTTTTCGTGGATCAAAATCCAGACTTTTTATAGCAGCCAACCAGGCCCTCATGCAGGCATGGAAGAATGCTTACCGTGACCGTAAAAAACGTAAACGTGACTTCCGTAGTCTCTGGATCGCCCGTATCAACGCTGCTGCCCGGACCCATGGTCTTAGCTACAGCCGCATGATCGATGGTCTGACAAAATGCAACATCATGGTCAACCGCAAGATGCTTGCTGACCTGGCTGTTAGAGACAAAGAAGCTTTTGGTAAGTTGGCTGAAAAGGCCCTTGCCAAGGTCAAGTGA
- a CDS encoding 30S ribosomal protein S18: MVRMNSDSPPRRRKTCGFCADKVEFIDYKDPNRLKKFVTERGKILPRRISGNCAKHQRSLTVAIKRSRDIALMPYMAEG; this comes from the coding sequence ATGGTCAGAATGAATTCAGACTCTCCTCCCCGTCGTCGCAAGACCTGTGGTTTTTGCGCAGACAAAGTTGAGTTTATCGATTACAAAGATCCCAACAGACTCAAAAAGTTTGTCACCGAAAGAGGCAAAATTCTGCCTCGCAGAATCAGTGGAAACTGCGCTAAGCACCAGCGCTCATTGACTGTTGCGATCAAGAGATCACGCGACATCGCCTTGATGCCATACATGGCTGAGGGCTAA
- the tatC gene encoding twin-arginine translocase subunit TatC produces MQSGETKEEKKELALAHSEEEELGLTHLSHDEDLTDPVSVDDDEENLAAMSVVEHLDELRWRIMRSVGYVAIAFVSALFFTKNILKFLEAPAGDISFQALSIEEPLLVFFKVAFYVGLISASPFILFEAARFVAPGLTRKEKRILAPIIVGSPLLFVCGAAFAYFCLLPPMLHFFGSFGQGVSPIHQRLDFYISLVSSILLYMGLCFQLPIIIFALAMAGIVNSNQLIKVWRYAVFGASVVAAIITPDPTAMSMLIVMGALCGLYALSIVLLKCFGK; encoded by the coding sequence TTGCAATCAGGCGAAACAAAAGAAGAAAAAAAAGAGCTTGCCCTTGCTCACTCCGAAGAAGAGGAACTGGGTTTGACTCATCTATCCCATGACGAAGATCTCACAGATCCTGTCAGTGTCGATGATGATGAAGAAAACCTGGCGGCAATGAGTGTAGTCGAGCATCTCGACGAGCTTAGATGGCGGATCATGCGCAGTGTCGGTTATGTGGCTATAGCCTTTGTCAGTGCGCTCTTTTTTACCAAAAACATTCTCAAATTTCTGGAAGCACCAGCTGGTGATATTTCCTTTCAAGCGCTCTCAATAGAAGAACCACTATTGGTTTTTTTCAAAGTAGCTTTTTATGTGGGACTGATATCGGCCTCTCCTTTTATCCTCTTTGAGGCTGCTCGCTTTGTGGCACCAGGTCTGACCCGCAAAGAAAAACGCATACTGGCACCAATTATTGTGGGCAGTCCGCTTTTGTTTGTCTGTGGTGCTGCTTTTGCTTATTTTTGCCTGTTGCCACCGATGCTGCATTTCTTTGGCTCATTTGGACAGGGCGTGAGCCCTATCCACCAGCGTCTTGATTTTTATATATCGCTGGTCAGTTCGATTTTGCTTTATATGGGTCTTTGCTTTCAGCTGCCGATTATCATTTTTGCTCTGGCCATGGCCGGTATCGTCAATAGTAATCAGTTGATCAAAGTATGGCGCTACGCAGTCTTTGGCGCCTCGGTAGTGGCCGCCATCATAACGCCAGATCCCACCGCCATGTCCATGCTTATAGTGATGGGTGCTCTTTGTGGACTCTATGCTCTTTCGATTGTTTTACTCAAATGTTTTGGCAAATAA
- a CDS encoding HAD hydrolase-like protein, whose product MSAKRLVLFDIDETMISTGGAGGRALGKALTQTHQVPVEKTKVSMSGKTDPQIIFEILTACGHDHDAARKAHEVVLPVYLNMLDAEIDKSERLILHPGVIELLEELVKKDNAYLGLVTGNVELGAQKKLTRFALAHYFPIGAYGCDSANRLDLPAIAVERAKQHFKQDFDASHTVIIGDSVGDIACGHGYGAKVIAVNTGKTSWDSLAEHKPRHLLKNLSDTQAVLDAIFD is encoded by the coding sequence GTGTCAGCTAAAAGACTGGTCCTTTTTGATATAGACGAAACAATGATCTCAACTGGTGGAGCGGGAGGCCGCGCTCTCGGCAAAGCCCTGACGCAGACCCACCAGGTACCGGTAGAAAAAACCAAAGTCAGTATGTCGGGTAAAACCGATCCACAGATTATTTTTGAAATTTTGACAGCCTGTGGTCATGACCATGACGCAGCCCGTAAAGCACACGAAGTGGTGCTGCCGGTCTACCTCAATATGCTCGATGCCGAAATCGATAAATCAGAGCGTCTAATTTTGCATCCCGGAGTCATAGAACTCCTGGAAGAACTGGTCAAAAAGGATAACGCCTATCTAGGTCTTGTCACAGGCAATGTGGAGCTTGGCGCCCAAAAAAAACTGACTCGTTTTGCCCTGGCTCACTATTTTCCGATTGGAGCCTATGGCTGTGATTCGGCTAATCGACTGGATTTACCTGCCATCGCCGTGGAGCGTGCCAAGCAGCACTTTAAACAAGACTTTGATGCCAGTCATACCGTTATCATCGGCGACAGTGTCGGCGATATCGCCTGCGGTCATGGTTATGGCGCCAAAGTAATCGCAGTCAATACTGGCAAGACCAGCTGGGATAGCCTGGCTGAGCATAAACCGCGCCATCTACTCAAAAATTTGAGCGACACTCAAGCCGTACTTGATGCAATATTTGACTGA
- a CDS encoding single-stranded DNA-binding protein encodes MSLSKVVISGRVVKAPEKRFTPNTNTAVTEFTIGVDSPNRQDGGVDTNFVKVITWRDLAERCAQEIKKGDIVCVDGRLQINNYANAEGQKKRDVEIDANAVENLSQTVNASGRTQSSDDGEEKLAKVSSAPKGKAKAADAEDLDAIFSSEDEIPF; translated from the coding sequence ATGAGTCTAAGCAAAGTCGTCATTTCAGGACGCGTTGTAAAAGCACCCGAAAAGCGCTTTACACCTAACACCAACACTGCTGTTACTGAATTCACCATTGGTGTGGATTCTCCTAACCGTCAAGATGGTGGCGTCGATACCAATTTTGTAAAAGTCATAACCTGGCGTGATCTGGCTGAGCGCTGTGCTCAAGAGATCAAAAAGGGCGATATTGTCTGCGTCGATGGCCGGTTGCAAATAAACAACTACGCCAACGCCGAAGGACAAAAGAAGCGCGATGTGGAAATCGATGCTAACGCAGTCGAAAATCTTTCACAAACTGTAAACGCTTCTGGTCGCACCCAGTCTAGTGATGATGGTGAAGAGAAGCTTGCCAAAGTTTCTTCCGCCCCCAAAGGCAAAGCAAAAGCGGCTGACGCTGAAGACTTAGACGCCATATTCTCATCGGAAGACGAAATTCCGTTTTAA
- the folK gene encoding 2-amino-4-hydroxy-6-hydroxymethyldihydropteridine diphosphokinase encodes MDTDLASQRKLRGNKRRVKAYIGIGSNEGERLGNVQQALQLLKDVSGIKVLETSSLYETEPIGDVYTQWFVNAVVSIETEFTPFELLDILSDIENRLLAIHKGNSTARVKERVMDLDILFYGDEILDSPNLKVPHPRLLQRAFALVPLLEIAPEIRYPGIRKSVAEIHEELAEPEQVVLYGTRTADP; translated from the coding sequence ATGGATACAGACTTGGCATCACAGCGCAAACTTAGAGGCAATAAAAGACGGGTTAAAGCCTATATAGGCATAGGCTCCAACGAAGGCGAGCGCCTGGGCAATGTGCAACAGGCATTGCAGCTGCTCAAAGATGTAAGCGGCATCAAAGTCCTGGAAACAAGCTCGCTCTACGAAACAGAACCGATCGGGGATGTTTATACACAGTGGTTTGTTAACGCTGTAGTCTCCATAGAAACTGAATTTACGCCCTTTGAACTGCTTGATATTTTGAGCGATATCGAGAACCGACTCTTGGCAATCCACAAAGGTAATAGTACTGCTCGTGTCAAAGAACGAGTGATGGACCTGGATATCCTTTTTTACGGTGACGAAATACTAGACAGCCCCAATCTCAAAGTACCTCATCCAAGGCTCTTGCAGAGAGCTTTTGCCCTGGTGCCACTGCTAGAAATAGCTCCTGAAATACGCTATCCCGGCATTCGTAAAAGTGTTGCCGAAATCCATGAAGAACTGGCAGAGCCTGAGCAAGTTGTGCTCTACGGCACGCGCACAGCGGATCCATAA
- a CDS encoding diguanylate cyclase, protein MPSIVWLESLSLGRGDFGKRVQVRSNDELGLLPAFNEMASMLEVDRDHKHMVQRISESIRQSLDLNEILNTTVKELGQNLNASRCCLALIDSHQTSDQDDDELSFDYMWCNPDDQTAPLTKKKILIGVDTTMRKIINQGSIIWLDLLSQGALFDGHEESEWRLIKSMIACPITTGNGTIGLILIHQCDHLRSWSQSELELVNAVASQVALAIEHGQLYNRARTMAEQEQLINQIVRAVRTSLDVDTILDTVTKELSLALSADRVQIAQPRAEGPLVVTHEYHREELESSKGLSLYGSAIDFHPNAKSPQLQTDTGNYVLGIDLSRIRKAFKPTLNNLSNKPEVENLTPEASDVAATTGDLPQELVSVVNGTHGDARCLVFREYLDVVGGKSLIAAPLINDNQLIGVLIVHQCSEQRLWRENEAKLVGAIADQISVAIAHAQLFAQVRHQAITDGLTGLYNHVYFKNRLSEELRMAERKGTPVSLIMIDLDKLKVINDTYGHPVGDSAIRQISSILKTLLRSGDTAARYGGEEFGIILPETSLLEAALIADRLCSQIRNCQVPVLGKITASLGTASYPKQARSTSELIERADKALYVAKNSGRDQVRVYEDDMDMNALNQPTFTNVTREMDRPKTIPPNPNEKGS, encoded by the coding sequence GTGCCATCAATAGTCTGGTTAGAGAGCCTCAGTCTTGGTCGTGGCGACTTTGGCAAACGAGTGCAGGTGCGCTCTAACGACGAGCTAGGTCTGCTACCAGCCTTTAACGAAATGGCCAGTATGCTGGAAGTGGACCGCGATCACAAACATATGGTGCAGCGCATCTCAGAGTCCATCAGACAATCGCTCGACTTAAACGAAATCCTCAATACAACAGTCAAAGAACTTGGTCAAAATCTCAATGCCAGCCGCTGCTGTCTGGCTCTTATCGACAGCCATCAGACCAGTGACCAGGATGATGATGAGCTCAGCTTTGACTATATGTGGTGCAATCCTGATGATCAGACGGCACCACTAACCAAGAAAAAAATACTCATTGGTGTAGATACCACCATGAGAAAGATTATCAATCAAGGCTCTATTATTTGGCTTGATTTGCTCAGTCAGGGAGCCTTATTTGACGGTCACGAAGAAAGCGAATGGCGCTTAATCAAATCGATGATTGCTTGCCCAATAACAACTGGCAATGGCACCATTGGACTGATATTGATACATCAGTGCGATCACTTGCGCAGCTGGTCCCAGTCTGAGCTAGAACTAGTCAATGCTGTAGCCAGTCAGGTCGCTCTGGCCATCGAGCACGGTCAACTCTATAACCGCGCTCGCACAATGGCCGAACAAGAACAGTTAATCAATCAAATCGTCAGAGCGGTGCGCACATCGCTCGATGTCGACACCATTCTCGATACCGTAACAAAAGAGCTCTCACTAGCCCTGAGCGCCGACAGAGTGCAGATTGCCCAGCCTAGAGCCGAGGGTCCGCTGGTAGTTACCCATGAGTATCACCGCGAGGAGCTCGAATCGAGCAAAGGACTCAGTCTTTATGGCAGTGCCATAGACTTCCACCCCAATGCCAAATCGCCTCAATTGCAGACTGACACAGGCAATTATGTACTCGGCATCGATTTATCGCGTATACGCAAAGCCTTTAAGCCAACCCTCAATAACTTGAGTAACAAGCCAGAAGTAGAAAATCTCACACCAGAAGCAAGTGATGTTGCCGCCACAACAGGCGATCTGCCGCAGGAGCTAGTCTCAGTCGTCAATGGTACTCATGGTGACGCCAGATGTCTGGTCTTTAGAGAATACCTCGATGTAGTCGGTGGCAAGTCGCTCATAGCAGCACCACTCATCAACGACAATCAATTGATTGGAGTTTTGATTGTCCATCAGTGCTCCGAACAGCGGCTCTGGCGCGAAAACGAAGCTAAATTAGTCGGTGCTATTGCTGATCAAATTTCAGTCGCTATAGCTCACGCCCAGCTCTTTGCCCAGGTCCGTCACCAGGCTATAACAGATGGTCTGACTGGACTGTATAACCATGTCTACTTTAAAAACAGACTCTCTGAAGAGTTGCGCATGGCAGAGAGAAAAGGCACTCCTGTCTCGCTTATTATGATCGACCTGGATAAACTCAAAGTGATAAACGATACCTACGGACACCCTGTAGGCGACTCGGCCATCAGACAAATATCGTCTATCCTCAAAACACTCTTGCGTAGCGGTGATACAGCCGCACGTTATGGTGGCGAAGAGTTTGGCATTATCCTGCCTGAGACTTCACTTTTAGAAGCAGCTCTCATTGCCGATAGACTTTGCAGTCAAATCCGCAACTGTCAGGTACCAGTGCTGGGTAAAATCACAGCATCACTGGGTACTGCCAGTTATCCCAAACAGGCCCGCTCGACTAGTGAGCTGATTGAGCGCGCCGATAAAGCGCTCTATGTTGCCAAAAACAGTGGTCGAGATCAGGTCCGTGTCTACGAAGACGATATGGATATGAACGCTCTCAATCAGCCGACATTTACCAATGTCACAAGAGAGATGGACAGACCCAAAACCATACCGCCCAATCCAAACGAGAAAGGCTCATAG
- a CDS encoding heme-binding domain-containing protein, protein MTETESKISPLRLILPVVLLALFLLALSMPVSNLFLTRKKIEYVVKDPDFVAFSQVMQSSCVDCHSTNMIAYPIYSQIPPAKNIIAHDIVEAQAAFVLTQSQLSGASPIVGADLSRIATEINEGAMPPAKYKALHWNAVLSSEQKKAVLTYVKKTSDVTVK, encoded by the coding sequence TTGACCGAAACCGAAAGTAAAATCTCGCCACTGCGCCTGATCCTGCCCGTTGTCCTACTGGCGCTATTTTTGCTGGCTCTGTCGATGCCTGTATCCAATTTGTTTTTGACGCGCAAAAAAATTGAGTACGTAGTCAAAGATCCTGATTTTGTCGCTTTTAGCCAGGTAATGCAAAGTAGTTGTGTGGATTGCCACTCTACAAATATGATTGCCTATCCAATCTACAGCCAGATACCTCCAGCCAAAAACATCATCGCTCATGACATTGTCGAGGCTCAAGCTGCTTTTGTCCTGACTCAAAGTCAGTTAAGTGGAGCCAGTCCTATAGTCGGAGCCGATCTCTCGCGTATTGCTACAGAGATAAATGAAGGCGCCATGCCGCCGGCTAAGTACAAGGCCTTGCACTGGAACGCAGTGCTCAGCTCTGAGCAAAAGAAAGCTGTACTAACCTATGTTAAAAAGACCAGTGACGTCACAGTAAAATAG
- a CDS encoding MerR family transcriptional regulator — translation MSRSKVEGTKIAQAAKDLNVTSVTIRRYIQEFNIETATDENGIKVLPKRALDELQVIRSLKEDGMTNPKVMEHLEDMRSKQGDEKEEKADKKVKAKVVKPAAKAKTKVQVVEEDEEDEVEEEEKPAPVVRKVRGRVLKVVKAEEEESEEEKESAPEVATEASGEKEEEEGEEDGEGKSGVMHTLTCQTCTKTFEHANPRLRDCLECYRTKRKERRRGGGEKHKNVIPNPTAQQVLSKSQGTVREGLEPVVARERNDRPGRDRTDRPVDRDRDRVSDRENGNGIEKERYAPVERERAPVAAALARPTEPSAWAQLQKPVRSYRKAIEETRLITGSLKRRLERPDLPEGERRWLEQVYAYQLILHQGWRHLAEYKSGSTGQHKPQED, via the coding sequence ATGAGTCGAAGCAAGGTAGAGGGCACCAAAATCGCCCAGGCCGCCAAGGACCTTAATGTCACCAGTGTCACAATCAGACGCTACATACAAGAATTCAACATCGAGACTGCCACAGACGAAAACGGCATCAAAGTGCTGCCCAAGCGTGCTCTCGATGAACTTCAAGTAATCAGAAGTCTGAAAGAAGACGGCATGACCAATCCCAAGGTCATGGAACACCTCGAAGACATGCGCTCTAAGCAAGGTGACGAAAAAGAAGAAAAGGCCGACAAAAAGGTCAAAGCAAAAGTAGTCAAGCCAGCCGCTAAAGCTAAGACAAAAGTCCAGGTCGTCGAAGAAGACGAAGAGGACGAAGTTGAGGAAGAAGAAAAGCCGGCTCCTGTAGTGCGCAAAGTAAGAGGGCGCGTCCTCAAGGTGGTCAAAGCCGAAGAGGAAGAGAGCGAAGAAGAAAAAGAAAGCGCTCCGGAAGTAGCCACTGAAGCCAGTGGTGAAAAAGAAGAAGAAGAAGGTGAAGAAGACGGCGAAGGCAAATCTGGTGTGATGCACACACTGACCTGCCAGACTTGCACCAAGACCTTTGAACACGCCAACCCCCGCCTGAGAGACTGCCTGGAGTGTTATCGCACCAAGCGTAAAGAAAGACGCAGAGGTGGCGGTGAAAAACACAAAAATGTCATCCCAAACCCTACTGCTCAGCAAGTATTGAGCAAGTCTCAAGGCACGGTGAGAGAAGGGCTTGAGCCGGTAGTGGCACGTGAGCGCAACGACAGACCAGGACGTGACCGCACTGACAGACCTGTCGATAGAGACAGAGACCGCGTTAGTGACCGCGAAAATGGCAATGGCATAGAAAAAGAGCGCTATGCTCCAGTCGAAAGAGAAAGAGCACCTGTGGCAGCGGCTCTAGCCAGACCTACTGAACCCTCCGCCTGGGCTCAATTGCAAAAGCCAGTACGGAGCTATCGCAAAGCCATCGAAGAAACAAGATTGATAACAGGCTCACTTAAACGTCGCCTGGAGCGCCCCGACCTGCCAGAAGGCGAGCGCAGATGGCTGGAACAAGTCTATGCCTACCAATTGATTTTGCACCAGGGCTGGAGACATCTGGCTGAGTACAAATCAGGTAGTACTGGTCAACACAAACCACAAGAAGACTAA
- a CDS encoding translation initiation factor IF-3, whose amino-acid sequence MNDPRRPEPRRDLPPLNERIRDREVRLIDEEGNQLGIVLTREALATAKEKGLDLLLVQPDANPPVAKILDFGRHKFELEKKARESKRKQHIQDVKEIKMRYKIEDHDFQVKLRSAQKFLTEGDKIKVLILLRGREMQHANMAIDLMNRFAEELKELGMMDREPKLEGKSVIMILNPQPSRGKV is encoded by the coding sequence ATCAACGATCCCCGCCGTCCCGAACCAAGGAGAGACTTACCACCCCTAAATGAGCGCATTCGTGACCGCGAAGTACGTCTTATTGACGAGGAAGGTAACCAACTAGGTATCGTACTGACAAGGGAAGCTCTTGCCACAGCCAAAGAAAAAGGTCTCGATCTTTTACTCGTACAGCCGGATGCCAATCCGCCAGTAGCCAAAATTCTCGATTTTGGCAGACACAAGTTTGAACTGGAAAAGAAAGCGCGCGAAAGCAAACGCAAGCAGCACATCCAGGACGTCAAAGAAATCAAGATGCGCTACAAAATCGAAGATCATGACTTCCAGGTCAAACTTCGCAGCGCCCAAAAATTCTTGACTGAAGGCGACAAAATCAAGGTGCTTATCCTCTTGCGCGGTCGCGAAATGCAGCACGCAAACATGGCTATCGACTTGATGAATCGCTTTGCTGAAGAGCTTAAAGAGCTGGGTATGATGGACCGCGAGCCCAAACTTGAGGGCAAGAGCGTAATCATGATCCTCAACCCGCAACCATCGCGCGGTAAGGTCTAA
- a CDS encoding TrbI/VirB10 family protein, translating to MQFVRSKQHKACLNLAIVALSFCACPAAQSREQWQMQHPDGPAPTGPVTTSSYGSSAIVDPNKPGAPSSFAPGLVAAPGANFGNGTPSMAAPGLSLPGTTNQRNSNGRMPPPEIIQQIISSRLPVGTVLTGVVADDLSTKSSRANDLFSVVLADGYYRNGVEVIPVNSRIIGTVVGVTSPHMTRGVGAPGQLEVALTTLVFPDGRSIKVNAFMDRNPAHDLLNAPKVRTNSFDFGDYKRGVSSMLGSFTSGIGAVQRIRNRGPEFSLKAGTLVPVRLNSTIDLTLMSPPTVATGAPAAGSPATTSGIGNLSPLNPPQGTFGMPGGVSSLPGSGPILPVDLPDPF from the coding sequence GTGCAATTTGTTCGAAGCAAGCAACATAAAGCTTGTCTGAATCTGGCAATAGTAGCTTTGAGCTTTTGTGCCTGTCCAGCGGCGCAGAGCCGTGAACAGTGGCAGATGCAGCATCCAGATGGTCCTGCACCGACTGGACCGGTGACGACTAGCTCCTATGGCAGTAGTGCCATTGTCGATCCCAACAAACCGGGTGCGCCGTCATCTTTTGCTCCCGGACTGGTAGCTGCCCCCGGGGCTAACTTTGGCAATGGCACTCCTTCTATGGCTGCTCCCGGGCTGAGTTTGCCTGGCACTACCAATCAGCGCAACAGTAACGGTCGCATGCCGCCTCCCGAAATAATCCAGCAAATTATTTCGAGCAGACTGCCAGTAGGTACAGTTTTGACTGGAGTGGTGGCCGATGATTTGAGTACCAAGTCAAGTAGGGCAAATGATTTGTTTTCGGTGGTGCTGGCTGATGGTTATTACCGCAACGGCGTGGAAGTCATTCCAGTCAATTCGCGCATTATTGGTACAGTCGTTGGTGTCACATCTCCCCATATGACCCGCGGTGTTGGGGCTCCTGGCCAGCTAGAAGTGGCTCTAACAACTCTTGTATTTCCTGATGGACGCTCAATTAAGGTCAACGCCTTTATGGACCGTAATCCTGCCCATGATCTACTAAATGCCCCAAAGGTACGCACTAATTCCTTTGACTTTGGTGACTATAAACGTGGCGTTAGCTCTATGCTTGGCTCTTTTACATCCGGGATTGGTGCTGTGCAGCGCATCCGCAATCGCGGACCCGAATTTAGTCTCAAAGCCGGCACTCTTGTACCTGTAAGACTCAACTCCACAATTGATTTGACCCTTATGTCACCGCCTACTGTGGCCACTGGCGCACCGGCGGCAGGTAGTCCTGCCACCACCAGTGGTATCGGTAATTTGAGCCCGCTAAATCCACCTCAAGGCACATTTGGTATGCCTGGAGGAGTTAGCAGTCTGCCCGGTAGTGGACCAATTTTGCCTGTGGATTTGCCTGACCCGTTCTAG
- the rpmI gene encoding 50S ribosomal protein L35, with the protein MPKMKTNKAAARRFKITGTGKILRRQSGKRHLNEWMKASKKRSLRGFAAVHPDVEQHVLEMFPYRKYLR; encoded by the coding sequence ATGCCAAAGATGAAAACCAACAAAGCTGCCGCTCGCCGCTTCAAAATCACCGGTACCGGTAAGATTTTGCGCAGGCAGTCAGGCAAGCGCCACTTAAACGAATGGATGAAGGCCAGCAAGAAGCGCTCTTTGAGAGGGTTTGCAGCAGTGCACCCCGACGTTGAGCAACACGTGCTGGAGATGTTCCCTTACCGGAAATACCTCCGCTAA
- the rpsF gene encoding 30S ribosomal protein S6 produces the protein MAEKKARTYETVFIVRPNLDEEAVDKTVAVVEEYIKAQGGNVESTEKKGRKRLAYEVDKMRDGYYVVIVFKAKAESITPLKRMMTLSEDIIRNLVVVIDPEVAHA, from the coding sequence TTGGCAGAAAAGAAAGCAAGAACATATGAGACAGTGTTCATCGTCAGACCAAATCTGGATGAAGAAGCTGTCGACAAAACAGTAGCTGTAGTCGAAGAGTACATCAAGGCACAGGGCGGTAACGTCGAATCTACTGAGAAGAAAGGCCGCAAAAGACTGGCTTACGAAGTGGACAAAATGAGAGACGGTTATTATGTCGTCATCGTCTTCAAAGCTAAAGCTGAGTCAATCACTCCGCTCAAGCGCATGATGACACTGTCAGAAGACATCATCCGTAACCTCGTAGTCGTGATCGACCCAGAAGTCGCCCACGCCTGA